From the Eremothecium cymbalariae DBVPG#7215 chromosome 6, complete sequence genome, one window contains:
- a CDS encoding uncharacterized protein (similar to Ashbya gossypii ABL189W), whose amino-acid sequence MILKLIVGRILLPYILILSTAEAISLWKPHYLQFSGFNKGPPVVSVTENTPKIPPLGLTGESLLCYFERNLGPVNIPNEESSKPVRINRLYESLAQYLKLEKQNGDAPSSESCIPEDSIVAKLTKDVNILGNVHSHNDYWRKLPLLEALLYGVTSVEADVWLYRNSTALAVGHNLGYLNTAQHDLRTLYLDPLVQILDQVNCHMDTESPLYGPFYDDPAQQLLLYIDFKPAERRRTFIVLLEYLRPLIERGYLSYYDFETKTLTTGPITVILTGNYPPDSEISFPNNRRYTFLDAPLHKLASKHGLYTASAVSIVASASMEQLLDYCNIMGASDTAFNPKHATDLPWKEIECIKQHVSKAHEFGLQTRIWGVPQWPVHGRNILWKKLLDVGVDYLNVDDLRAVKNF is encoded by the coding sequence ATGATTCTCAAGTTAATAGTCGGGAGGATACTACTACCCTACATCTTGATCCTGAGCACCGCTGAAGCCATTTCGTTATGGAAACCCCATTACCTACAATTCTCTGGTTTCAATAAAGGGCCGCCAGTCGTGTCAGTTACAGAAAATACCCCGAAAATTCCACCGCTTGGCCTTACAGGCGAGAGTCTACTTTGCTACTTTGAAAGGAATTTAGGCCCCGTTAACATTCCGAATGAAGAGTCTTCTAAGCCTGTGAGAATAAACAGGTTGTATGAAAGTTTGGCGCAATACCTCAAGTTGGAAAAGCAGAATGGTGATGCGCCATCTTCTGAGTCTTGTATACCCGAAGACTCAATCGTTGCTAAATTAACTAAGGATGTTAACATATTAGGAAATGTGCATTCCCATAATGATTACTGGAGGAAATTACCTTTATTGGAAGCCCTCCTGTACGGAGTCACCAGCGTTGAAGCTGATGTTTGGCTTTACAGAAACAGCACAGCTTTGGCAGTTGGTCATAACCTTGGCTACTTGAACACAGCACAACATGACTTAAGAACATTGTACTTGGACCCCTTGGTCCAAATCTTGGACCAAGTCAATTGCCACATGGATACTGAAAGCCCGTTGTACGGCCCATTCTACGACGATCCAGCACAACAGCTATTGTTATATATCGACTTTAAACCTGCAGAGCGAAGAAGAACATTCATAGTGCTTTTGGAGTACTTACGACCATTAATAGAACGTGGGTACCTTTCATATTATGACTTCGAGACCAAAACCCTTACTACAGGGCCAATAACCGTCATTCTTACCGGAAACTACCCTCCTGATAGTGAGATAAGTTTCCCAAATAATCGCAGATACACATTCCTTGACGCACCCTTGCATAAATTAGCTTCTAAGCATGGTTTGTACACAGCAAGTGCGGTGTCTATAGTGGCATCCGCATCAATGGAACAATTATTAGATTACTGCAACATTATGGGTGCTTCAGACACCGCATTCAATCCAAAACATGCCACTGATTTGCCATGGAAAGAGATAGAATGCATAAAACAGCATGTATCCAAAGCACATGAATTTGGTCTTCAAACAAGGATATGGGGAGTACCTCAATGGCCCGTACATGGAAGAAATATTCTATGGAAAAAGCTACTTGATGTAGGAGTTGACTACTTGAATGTAGATGACCTACGTGCAGTCAAGAACTTCTGA
- the SSU72 gene encoding RNA polymerase II subunit A C-terminal domain phosphatase (similar to Ashbya gossypii ABL190W) yields MVSNELRNTSNLKLCTVCASNNNRSMESHRVLKEAGYDVSSYGTGSAVRLPGLSIDKPNVYSFGTPYNDIYNDLLSQSAERYKSNGLLEMLDRNRKIKKAPEKWHDCNKVFDFVFTCEERCFDSVCEDLMNRGGQLNKIVHVINLDIRDDNENAKIGGKAMLELVDQLNSKIDECDELGIPFEDCVMGVVTAWQDSHPQLPLLYSPAYY; encoded by the coding sequence ATGGTATCTAACGAGTTGCGTAATACATCTAATTTGAAGCTCTGTACTGTGTGTGCATCTAATAACAATAGATCAATGGAGTCTCACCGTGTGCTGAAAGAGGCAGGTTACGATGTGTCGTCCTACGGTACTGGTTCCGCTGTTAGACTTCCTGGCCTCTCCATAGATAAGCCTAATGTCTATTCATTCGGAACGCCTTATaacgatatatataatgatttaTTGTCTCAGTCTGCTGAACGCTACAAATCAAATGGTCTGCTGGAGATGCTTGACCGCAACAGAAAGATCAAAAAAGCGCCAGAAAAGTGGCACGATTGCAACAAAGTGTTCGACTTTGTGTTTACATGCGAAGAGCGATGCTTCGACTCAGTTTGTGAAGATCTGATGAACAGAGGGGGTCAATTGAATAAGATAGTTCATGTAATAAATCTAGATATCAGAGACGACAACGAAAATGCAAAGATAGGCGGTAAAGCAATGCTAGAGTTAGTAGACCAGCTAAACTCAAAAATTGATGAGTGTGATGAACTAGGCATACCATTTGAGGATTGCGTAATGGGTGTCGTGACAGCATGGCAAGACTCTCACCCTCAACTTCCACTACTGTACTCTCCGGCATATTATTAA
- the ATG4 gene encoding cysteine protease ATG4 (similar to Ashbya gossypii ABL191W), whose product MDLIQRVSQSFWGLENSDRNNQLVVLGAKYDPISSGWEEQNQDNFGSLFQHMFTRPEPWNPEFLKDVNSRLHFTYRTRFAPIPRHIDGPSPMRISILLRDNPLNVIENVLNNLDCFQTDIGWGCMIRTGQSLLANALQLANLGRDFRISGSDSDINEVEMKIIRWFEDNPKHPFSLHKFVQEGYKLSGKKPGEWFGPSAISRSIRSLVMKFPGSGIDHCIISTDSADVYLDEIDPLFRANPKANVLLLLGVRLGVDFTNEYYWDDIKNILSSSQSVGISGGRPSSSLYFFGYQGDYLFYLDPHKVQLNLALYESDEERFHSVHPQTFNKIHLSAIDPSMLLGFLLTGEDDWLSWKTTVLGSKIIHLSDSKPVDIMLDNEVERMLIGERKTAEQRKDLTSDLEIGDYVDVGSLVQSADSYKNKEADDEYQDVKCKNQKIVVVGESNSSGAPDVEVEKVLVEKETIPVRGK is encoded by the coding sequence ATGGATCTTATTCAGAGGGTTTCCCAAAGTTTCTGGGGTTTAGAAAATTCTGATAGGAATAATCAATTGGTAGTTCTAGGGGCAAAGTATGATCCCATTTCAAGCGGTTGggaagaacaaaatcaagATAATTTTGGGAGCTTGTTTCAACATATGTTCACGAGACCTGAACCGTGGAACCCCGAGTTTCTTAAGGATGTTAACTCTAGATTGCATTTTACATATCGCACGAGGTTCGCTCCAATACCAAGGCACATAGATGGTCCATCACCCATGCGAATAAGTATTCTATTGAGAGACAACCCCTTAAATGTTATCGAGAACGTTTTAAATAATCTGGATTGCTTTCAAACAGATATAGGATGGGGGTGCATGATTAGAACGGGCCAATCGTTGCTTGCAAATGCATTGCAATTGGCGAACCTAGGTAGAGATTTTCGAATTAGTGGATCGGATTCGGACATAAATGAAGTCGAGATGAAGATAATTAGATGGTTTGAGGACAACCCAAAACATCCTTTTTCGTTGCATAAGTTCGTCCAAGAGGGATATAAATTGTCAGGTAAGAAACCGGGGGAATGGTTTGGCCCGTCTGCAATATCCAGGAGTATTCGATCACTAGTCATGAAGTTCCCTGGTAGTGGTATTGATCACTGTATTATATCCACTGATTCCGCAGATGTATATTTAGATGAGATAGATCCTTTGTTTCGGGCAAATCCTAAGGCCAAtgtattactattactgGGAGTGCGGTTAGGGGTAGATTTCACTAATGAATACTATTGGGATGATATTAAGAACATTCTATCATCATCGCAATCGGTCGGTATATCTGGAGGCAGGCCCTCTTCGTCcctatatttttttggttatcAAGGAGATTACCTGTTCTATTTGGATCCTCACAAAGTGCAGTTGAATCTTGCGCTCTATGAAAGCGATGAAGAAAGGTTTCACAGCGTTCACCCCCAAACATTTAACAAAATCCACCTATCTGCTATTGATCCATCGATGTTGCTTGGCTTTCTTCTTACGGGAGAAGACGATTGGCTATCCTGGAAGACAACTGTTTTGGGCTCCAAAATAATTCACCTAAGTGATAGTAAACCTGTTGATATCATGCTCGATAACGAAGTAGAAAGAATGCTAATAGGAGAACGGAAGACTGCTGAACAAAGAAAAGACCTGACTAGTGATTTAGAGATAGGCGATTACGTAGATGTGGGCAGTTTGGTACAGTCTGCAGATTCTTACAAAAATAAAGAGGCCGATGACGAATATCAAGATGTTAAATGCAAAAATCAGAAAATTGTGGTGGTTGGAGAGAGTAATAGTTCCGGGGCTCCTGATGTGGAAGTCGAAAAAGTACTTGTCGAGAAGGAAACTATTCCAGTACGGGGTAAGTAA
- the SQS1 gene encoding Sqs1p (similar to Ashbya gossypii ABL192C), whose translation MAKRHKHYERNSSNRGGRGGYRGHQHSGGRRRGQPTGIDANPIPIFTRGDLTQTDMVEDFYFGRRSDRSFLKKASMRTGGSRPAFWDSRDGRRGNQNLPARKRPIKFIKCKEVYDPSKNMIQLLSLAGKQKAERLLSKTNPGDDVEQNSSDESKKTVPTKSQQSIDINNRQKLSDIDDEMLFFVDQKGETVHEVMEVTPSADATDGQSCTEFNPTLTIGKTQINVKQSSSGDVHLAPTHSHHPFKDYYFGQDVNEECGEQNKDTESDDQKDEHTPSQVSSSDGIPNQDNSLVLNSDSSCARQSLSQNIGNLTLADIESESDSESLSSKEWEPNPKPNSVPEFGMLEEDHVADMAKVNVTNIRLGARNHSYYVSCESYFKDNESRWLDHDSMTDLVFELGLPENRLGSYLESIKNDLLSNDEDLGEGLEDLVEYSLKYERVRNQEHETKSLEYSGRGKKKVLVLDEVIDIDDDIKTLLQDKATIRFGKAAEKRQLKKTLINEDDIYPVDLYQKYPYRFHIENIIEELNNFVLSKSKIMNFPPLDAHGIQTLKNLAKAFELSYTTADVGGKTHLFLQNNEGATINHRLINIIRRQRPVFPRRDAKREDRSAAYKIKFHVNEGEIVGKDAPIIGQDNVGRKLLEKLGWTHGEGLGVHGNKGISEPLMATVKKSRSGLRHVDNSTS comes from the coding sequence ATGGCTAAAAGGCATAAGCACTATGAGAGAAACTCTTCTAACCGAGGCGGTCGTGGGGGATATCGCGGTCATCAGCATTCGGGTGGACGAAGACGAGGGCAACCTACTGGAATAGATGCAAATCCTATACCAATTTTTACTCGGGGTGATTTGACGCAGACTGATATGGTTGAAGATTTTTATTTCGGCCGTCGAAGTGATAGATCCTTCTTGAAGAAAGCTTCCATGCGAACAGGAGGGTCGCGGCCTGCGTTTTGGGATTCCAGGGATGGACGTAGAGGTAATCAAAACTTACCAGCGAGGAAAAGACctatcaaattcattaaatgCAAGGAAGTTTATGATCCTTCTAAAAATATGATACAATTGCTATCCTTAGCAGGGAAACAGAAGGCTGAACGTTTGCTTTCAAAGACTAATCCtggtgatgatgttgaacaAAATTCTTCAGATGAATCGAAGAAGACTGTCCCTACGAAAAGTCAACAAAGCATTGACATTAATAATCGCCAGAAGCTATCTGATAtagatgatgaaatgctgttttttgttgacCAAAAAGGTGAAACCGTCCATGAAGTAATGGAAGTTACACCTAGTGCAGACGCTACTGATGGGCAATCGTGTACTGAATTTAATCCTACATTGACCATCGGAAAAACTCAGATAAACGTTAAGCAGAGTAGTAGTGGAGACGTACATCTAGCACCAACTCATAGCCATCATCCCTTTAAAGATTATTACTTTGGTCAGGATGTGAATGAGGAGTGCGGTGAGCAGAATAAGGATACAGAAAGTGATGATCAAAAAGATGAACATACCCCATCTCAAGTCTCTTCATCTGATGGCATCCCTAATCAAGATAATTCTCTCGTGTTAAATTCCGATTCAAGTTGTGCTCGGCAATCTCTTTCccaaaatattggaaacTTGACCTTGGCTGATATTGAAAGTGAATCCGACTCTGAATCGCTTTCTAGTAAAGAGTGGGAACCAAATCCAAAGCCAAATTCAGTGCCAGAATTTGGAATGTTAGAAGAGGACCATGTTGCTGACATGGCTAAAGTTAATGTTACGAACATTAGATTGGGAGCTCGTAATCATAGCTATTACGTCTCTTGTGAAAGTTATTTCAAAGATAATGAATCTAGATGGTTAGACCATGACAGTATGACTGATCTGGTCTTTGAATTAGGTCTTCCTGAAAATCGCCTAGGTTCCTATCTTGAATCTATTAAGAATGATTTGCTGTCGAACGATGAAGATCTTGGTGAGGGTTTAGAGGATTTGGTGGAATACAGTCTGAAATATGAACGTGTAAGAAATCAAGAGCATGAAACTAAGAGCTTGGAGTATAGTGGTCGTGGTAAAAAGAAAGTGCTCGTCCTGGATGAAGTTATAGATATAGATGACGATATTAAAACACTACTTCAAGATAAAGCTACCATTAGATTCGGAAAAGCAGCTGAAAAGAGGCAACTTAAAAAGACACTCATAAACGAAGATGATATATATCCCGTTGATCTTTACCAAAAGTATCCATATCGATTTCATATTGAAAACATTATCGAAGAACTAAATAACTTTGTTTTAAGCAAAAGTAAAATCATGAACTTCCCACCATTAGATGCCCACGGTATACAAACTCTGAAAAATCTGGCAAAGGCTTTTGAACTATCGTACACGACAGCCGATGTCGGCGGAAAAACGCACTTATTCCTCCAAAATAATGAAGGAGCGACAATAAACCATCGTTTGATTAATATCATTCGAAGACAACGGCCAGTATTCCCGAGACGAGATGCCAAGAGAGAAGATCGATCTGCTGCGTACAAGATTAAATTCCACGTGAATGAAGGTGAAATTGTTGGCAAAGATGCGCCCATTATTGGCCAAGACAATGTAGGCAGAAAACTATTGGAAAAACTTGGGTGGACCCATGGCGAAGGTCTAGGAGTGCATGGTAACAAGGGAATTAGCGAACCATTGATGGCTACAGTTAAGAAAAGTAGATCTGGCCTTCGCCATGTAGACAATTCAACATCTTAG
- the CNM67 gene encoding Cnm67p (similar to Ashbya gossypii ABL193C) gives MFAVGNGFDEIRSSRSIPLSVSEEKFDYTESEFDENDDSAVSEGNIRLDRSFNFRGFMDRLTGKQKALELAHQLDLKRGVSSGLDNIVSPDAPSEQHVNDENGHPQPIRRVPSGARQGHTVRTANVETSTPTKHQAQGKGNDLLVQSTPLTKAATVTRPQPKDLLREKLIENHNRKVSTGSIGSGHAQRDMVQETKDLREENSRLQEELENLENRQLEKDGEISQLNRTLNEKDMQISELRKHLESKKTDIIHLEQKSARTMESLKTLEDELKQRENRIKSLEQSIESATVDSEAEVIKLNKELEQVTLEYKKYKIEAKLRLDETESLLVKSNDLNQELQESVKGKTDELTQLSKKLVTKENEVSDLNSSLTKSNTIISKLQTENDSLSGEVRSEKEKLAESEKEVEVLKKSLDELQDKKDTEINALQNDIDTNWKQKQILLDESMQKCQELKVCLSKKENELNGALSQNKRLNSEKDSFKKFVELCKCYDVPIGLQIVELFKKSPRNNRLNPAILKERYEIVGFKLTSDEELLNNIKSELEPLKALNLKLKEELESKLKDTKDHYVTKESNMKENIKELQEDVKVHLANIKKSQDVIESLHKDIAALIKEKEELLNKNAELSKRISELQESQLQRDRSTFLDLCEKNQDLLQSNHELITKSRDLEAELVAANSNYQELESKISEKDSLLKDKQQTISDLQLNLNQLRKNLEKLKGNPAEMISFESAQKIYQNLDRKTYNNLMVEQVNQLDLVELQNVVKNVILLLETPFSKLSKKMPLVSIYLRYEKSLCFHFANKLHYHVYQEPIDIKKFTNKAYSQYLERHDLTKIKHPLEFCLDKLYEEVRSRLKY, from the coding sequence ATGTTTGCAGTTGGGAACGGCTTCGATGAGATAAGGAGCTCTAGAAGCATCCCACTTAGTGTGAGTGAGGAGAAATTTGATTATACCGAAAGTGagtttgatgaaaatgatgattcaGCTGTATCTGAAGGGAACATTAGACTAGACAGAAGTTTTAATTTTCGTGGTTTTATGGATAGATTAACAGGGAAACAAAAAGCTTTAGAATTAGCCCATCAATTAGACCTGAAGAGGGGTGTATCCAGTGGTTTAGATAACATTGTATCTCCTGATGCACCTTCGGAACAGCATGTAAACGATGAAAATGGTCATCCACAGCCCATACGGCGTGTACCCTCTGGGGCGCGCCAGGGTCATACTGTCCGTACTGCAAACGTAGAAACTTCAACACCAACGAAGCACCAAGCTCAGGGCAAGGGGAATGATTTACTTGTACAATCCACTCCACTAACGAAGGCCGCTACGGTGACTCGGCCCCAACCTAAGGATCTCCTGAGAGAGAAGTTGATTGAAAACCACAACAGAAAGGTTAGTACTGGGAGCATTGGTTCTGGCCATGCACAACGCGATATGGTGCAAGAGACCAAAGATCTAAGGGAGGAAAACTCAAGGTTGCAAGAAGAGCTAGAAAACCTTGAAAACCGTCAATTAGAGAAGGACGGTGAAATAAGTCAGTTAAACCGTACTTTGAATGAGAAAGATATGCAGATCTCTGAATTGAGAAAACATTTGGAATCCAAGAAAACAGACATTATCCACTTGGAGCAGAAGTCAGCAAGAACAATGGAAAGTTTAAAGACCTTGGAAGACGAACTAAAACAGAGAGAAAACAGGATTAAAAGTCTAGAGCAAAGCATTGAAAGTGCGACAGTGGATTCGGAAGCTGAGGTAATTAAGTTAAATAAAGAGCTTGAGCAGGTAACTTTGGAATACAAAAAGTATAAGATCGAGGCAAAGTTACGTCTAGATGAGACTGAATCATTGCTAGTGAAAAGTAATGACCTGAATCAGGAACTTCAGGAAAGTGTTAAAGGTAAAACCGATGAACTCACACAACTATCTAAGAAGTTGGTAAccaaagaaaatgaagtCTCAGATCTCAATTCATCGttaacaaaatcaaatacTATAATCAGTAAGTTGCAAACAGAAAATGATTCATTATCAGGGGAAGTTAGAAGcgaaaaggaaaaactaGCGGAATCTGAAAAGGAAGTTGAAGTCTTGAAGAAGAGTTTAGATGAATTGCaagataaaaaagatacCGAAATCAATGCTCTTCAAAATGATATTGACACCAATTGGAAACAAAAGCAGATATTACTAGACGAAAGTATGCAGAAATGTCAAGAGTTAAAAGTGTGTTTGTccaaaaaggaaaacgAGTTAAATGGAGCGTTGAGCCAGAATAAAAGACTCAATTCTGAAAAGGATTCTTTTAAGAAGTTTGTGGAGCTTTGTAAATGCTATGATGTCCCTATTGGTCTCCAAATAGTGGAACTCTTTAAGAAGAGCCCTAGAAATAATAGACTTAATCCAGCTATACTTAAAGAAAGGTATGAAATTGTTGGCTTCAAGTTAACTTCTGATGAAgaacttttgaataatattaagTCTGAACTAGAACCTCTAAAGGCGCTGAATCttaaattaaaagaagagTTGGAatcaaaattgaaagacACTAAAGATCATTATGTAACTAAGGAATCCAACatgaaagaaaatattaaagagTTACAGGAGGATGTAAAGGTGCATTTAGCAAACATTAAAAAGTCACAGGATGTGATTGAAAGCTTACACAAGGACATTGCTGCATTgataaaggaaaaagaggaattattaaataaaaatgcaGAATTATCAAAACGTATATCTGAACTACAGGAAAGTCAGCTACAACGTGATCGCAGCACATTCCTAGACTTGTGTGAGAAGAACCAAGATCTTTTACAATCAAATCATGAGCTAATAACCAAGTCACGAGACTTAGAAGCCGAATTAGTAGCTGCGAACTCTAACTACCAAGAACTTGAATCCAAAATCTCTGAAAAAGATTCTCTATTGAAGGACAAACAGCAAACAATAAGTGATCTACAATTGAATCTAAATCAGCTTAGgaaaaacttggaaaaaCTAAAGGGAAATCCTGCTGAGATGATTTCATTTGAAAGTGCtcagaaaatatatcaaaatttGGATAGAAAAACGTACAATAATTTAATGGTTGAACAGGTGAATCAATTGGACTTGGTTGAACTACAAAACGTGGTCAAGAACGTTATATTGTTGCTCGAGACTCCTTTCTCTAAGCTATCCAAGAAAATGCCCTTGGTTAGTATTTACTTGAGATACGAAAAGAGTTTATGTTTCCACTTTGCAAATAAATTGCACTACCATGTTTATCAAGAACCAATAGATATTAAGAAGTTTACAAACAAGGCCTACAGCCAATATCTAGAAAGACACGACCTCACAAAGATAAAACATCCGTTAGAATTTTGTTTGGATAAATTATATGAGGAAGTCCGCTCGAGgttaaaatattag
- the URE2 gene encoding glutathione peroxidase (similar to Ashbya gossypii ABL195C) — MQEDVGSNSNPNTGAGNTVSNLSSALRQVHLGNSNTTTDQSNIAIDFNNRTNQQQLIDELNRNAIESHNAQLQAQGQELLKDQRNQAGQQQQHQQAQQILQQSYGGPSLIDSSRITKFFQHQPMEGYTLFSHRSAPNGFKVAIVSSELGLNYNNIFLDFNLGEHRAPEFVAINPNARVPALIDHSLDNLSIWESGAIILHLVNKYYRETGNPLLWSDNLAEQAQVNSWLFFQTSGHAPMIGQALHFRYFHSQKVPSAVDRYTDEVRRVYGVVEMALAERREALIMDLDSENAAAYSAGTTPLTQSRFFDYPVWLVGDKITIADLSFVPWNNVVDRIGINIKVEFPEVYKWTKHMMRRPAVIKALRGE, encoded by the coding sequence ATGCAAGAAGACGTAGGAAGTAATAGCAATCCAAATACTGGTGCCGGTAACACTGTTTCTAACTTATCTAGTGCTCTGCGGCAGGTCCATCTAGGAAACAGTAATACTACAACAGACCAAAGTAATATAGCAATCGATTTCAATAATCGAACTAACCAGCAGCAGTTAATCGATGAACTGAATAGAAACGCAATTGAATCTCATAATGCCCAACTACAGGCCCAAGGACAAGAGCTTTTAAAGGATCAGCGGAATCAAGCTGgtcaacagcagcaacaccAGCAGGCACAACAGATTTTACAACAGTCATATGGGGGTCCAAGTTTGATTGATAGTTCAAGAATTACAAAGTTCTTTCAGCATCAGCCTATGGAAGGTTATACTTTGTTTTCACATCGGTCAGCTCCCAATGGGTTCAAGGTTGCTATTGTTTCAAGTGAATTGGGGTTAAATTACAACAACATTTTCTTGGATTTTAACTTGGGTGAGCATAGAGCTCCAGAATTTGTTGCGATTAATCCAAACGCTCGTGTTCCAGCCTTAATTGATCATAGCCTTGACAATTTATCTATCTGGGAATCTGGCGCTATTATATTGCATTTGGTCAACAAGTATTACAGAGAAACCGGAAACCCATTGTTATGGTCTGATAATTTGGCTGAACAAGCGCAAGTAAATTCCTGgttattttttcaaacttcaGGACATGCTCCCATGATCGGGCAAGCCTTGCATTTCAGATATTTCCACTCACAGAAAGTTCCAAGTGCTGTTGACAGGTACACAGATGAAGTGAGAAGGGTTTATGGGGTTGTTGAAATGGCTTTGGCTGAACGAAGAGAGGCATTAATTATGGACTTAGATTCCGAAAATGCTGCCGCATATTCGGCCGGTACTACTCCTTTAACTCAAAGCAGATTTTTTGACTACCCAGTTTGGTTAGTCGGTGACAAGATTACCATTGCAGATTTATCATTTGTACCATGGAATAATGTAGTGGACAGAATTGGAATTAACATAAAGGTTGAGTTCCCTGAAGTTTACAAATGGACGAAGCATATGATGAGAAGGCCCGCAGTTATCAAAGCCTTGCGTGGAGAATAA
- a CDS encoding uncharacterized protein (similar to Ashbya gossypii ABL196C), which translates to MQQHSKDGNQNGESENKDHWIIKGFVWNPQCVIA; encoded by the coding sequence ATGCAACAACATTCTAAGGACGGTAATCAAAACGGAGAATCCGAAAACAAGGATCACTGGATAATCAAAGGATTTGTGTGGAATCCCCAATGTGTGATTGCATAA
- the ELA1 gene encoding elongin A (similar to Ashbya gossypii ABL197C) encodes MKRADLLTLEKCCVLTLMRHHTLIDDVAHIPYALIRQVLQKLKAEQLVRLEKTNPLLILGDEEIWYDLLKKDFPLNVHEQYVSRKNQVYEYYLGCIKENDEKLLDDKPLVKNYFHENVKKDPVVFKYRLPSRLLYYKYQQEVAEKQELSAERLRQSVKQLQAEKEKMLITMLEDPIYVERELRSTKIKQHQNRSNLYLKSYKEHLKRQEHFKSGGYDPTKRRICKKPSPNEAPNVTQLPPRSKTTPKQTSFPPALPSPSPNSEANIVTSSPPEITSRQNPTRTSLLKRRKHSAQHKKSPSPPTSSTSTTRKIKSTIFSSPTLSTLLTQQHAQEDQRKQNPQTEDVKKPRIYIHSPHLVIKK; translated from the coding sequence ATGAAGAGAGCAGACTTACTCACATTAGAGAAGTGCTGTGTGCTAACTTTAATGAGACATCATACACTGATAGATGATGTTGCACATATACCGTATGCATTGATTAGGCAGGTACTCCAAAAGTTAAAAGCAGAACAACTAGTTCGACTCGAAAAGACGAATCCATTGTTAATTTTGGGAGACGAGGAGATTTGGTACGACTTATTAAAGAAGGACTTCCCTTTAAATGTACATGAACAATATGTATCACGAAAAAACCAAGTGTATGAATACTACTTAGGATGCATAAAGGAAAACGATGAAAAGCTACTGGATGACAAGCCGTTGGTTAAAAACTATTTCCATGAAAATGTCAAGAAGGATCCTGttgtcttcaaatatcGCTTACCGTCTAGACTCCTTTATTATAAATACCAACAAGAGGTAGCAGAGAAACAGGAGTTGAGTGCAGAGCGTCTAAGACAGTCTGTCAAGCAATTACAAGCtgagaaggaaaaaatGTTGATAACCATGCTAGAAGATCCGATTTATGTTGAGAGGGAACTTCGCTCaactaaaataaaacagcaTCAAAATCGCTCTAACCTCTATTTAAAATCTTACAAAGAGCATCTAAAGCGCCAAGAACACTTCAAAAGTGGCGGGTATGATCCCACAAAACGTAGAATATGCAAAAAGCCTTCCCCCAATGAAGCACCAAATGTTACTCAGCTTCCGCCTAGGTCAAAAACTACCCCGAAACAAACCTCATTCCCTCCTGCCCTCCCATCACCTTCACCTAATTCCGAAGCTAATATCGTCACCTCCTCCCCCCCAGAAATAACATCCCGCCAAAATCCCACTCGTACCAGTCTGCTAAAGCGCCGCAAGCACTCCGCTCAACACAAGAAGTCACCCTCCCCTCCTACCTCCTCTACGTcaacaacaagaaagaTAAAATCTACAATATTCTCTTCGCCGACTTTATCAACTTTATTAACTCAGCAGCATGCCCAAGAAGATCAACGAAAACAGAATCCGCAAACTGAAGATGTAAAGAAACCACGGATATACATACATTCACCCCATTTAGTAATCAAGAAATAA